The following coding sequences lie in one uncultured Mailhella sp. genomic window:
- a CDS encoding helix-turn-helix domain-containing protein, whose translation MNTLGERIKLARGGISQEAFARILSISKGALGFYERNENLPNVDVILKICSKTGVGLEWLLMGRGPMRPGCTTEGAQASQAEESRAPESAASCERCARMENRLDRLEDERRELSVENRRLWKENAELRERCARFEERAKQEGAVFR comes from the coding sequence ATGAACACTCTTGGAGAACGCATAAAACTGGCGCGGGGCGGCATTTCGCAGGAGGCCTTTGCCCGGATTCTCAGCATCAGCAAAGGAGCTTTGGGCTTTTATGAGCGGAACGAAAATCTGCCCAACGTGGACGTCATACTAAAAATCTGTTCAAAGACCGGCGTGGGGCTGGAATGGCTTCTCATGGGCAGGGGGCCCATGCGTCCGGGCTGCACGACGGAGGGGGCGCAGGCCTCGCAGGCGGAGGAGTCCAGAGCGCCGGAGTCTGCCGCGTCGTGCGAGCGCTGCGCCAGAATGGAAAATCGGCTGGATCGTCTGGAGGACGAACGCCGGGAACTCTCGGTGGAGAATCGTCGTTTGTGGAAGGAGAATGCGGAATTGCGCGAGCGCTGCGCACGTTTTGAAGAACGCGCGAAACAGGAGGGCGCTGTGTTTCGATAG
- a CDS encoding GGDEF domain-containing protein: protein MKHASFTDEEKKRQVMELTSLFLHKHYGENSTELLLAHLDDVFSWVGAAEHEYSADPDVVASTLRSFAGKVPHCNISDEHYDVIQPMPDIFICSGTLWVSTSPASETYLRVHQRISTVFRWSEKGPRCCHLHLSNPYDEMDEGDVGFPEKMSLESRRYFQEQIALQKKQIEEQHAFIVHMYVEDLSTGLHNRNKFNQVCESLHGRDCGRLGIAYFDLNGLKKTNDLHGHQAGDALIRRTAEHLLCHFDKKAYRIGGDEFVVIDTESDKDTFHGLVQATAQAMHNDDISVAHGVSWRSEHGNIDEQLNEADRNMYLAKREFYARSENNRRQR, encoded by the coding sequence ATGAAACACGCCTCTTTCACGGACGAAGAGAAAAAAAGACAGGTCATGGAACTGACCAGTCTTTTTCTGCACAAGCACTACGGCGAGAACAGCACGGAACTTCTGCTCGCCCACCTCGACGACGTGTTCAGCTGGGTAGGCGCGGCGGAACACGAATATTCGGCCGATCCCGACGTGGTGGCCAGCACCCTGCGCTCCTTTGCGGGCAAAGTGCCCCATTGCAATATTTCCGACGAGCATTACGACGTCATTCAGCCCATGCCGGACATCTTCATCTGCTCCGGAACGTTGTGGGTGTCCACGTCGCCCGCGTCCGAAACGTATCTGCGCGTGCATCAGCGCATCAGCACCGTGTTCCGCTGGAGCGAAAAAGGCCCCCGATGCTGTCACCTGCACCTCTCCAATCCCTACGACGAAATGGATGAAGGCGACGTCGGATTCCCGGAAAAAATGTCGCTCGAATCCCGCCGCTACTTTCAGGAACAAATCGCACTGCAGAAAAAACAAATCGAGGAACAGCACGCCTTCATCGTTCACATGTACGTGGAAGACCTCTCCACCGGCCTGCACAACAGAAACAAATTCAATCAGGTATGCGAAAGCCTGCACGGCAGGGACTGCGGAAGGCTCGGCATTGCCTACTTCGATCTCAACGGTCTGAAGAAAACCAACGATCTGCACGGACATCAGGCCGGCGACGCGCTCATCCGGCGCACGGCCGAACATCTGCTGTGCCACTTCGACAAGAAAGCCTACCGCATCGGCGGCGACGAGTTCGTCGTCATCGACACCGAATCCGACAAGGACACCTTTCACGGCCTGGTGCAGGCCACGGCCCAGGCCATGCACAACGACGACATCTCCGTGGCCCACGGCGTTTCCTGGCGCTCGGAACACGGCAACATCGACGAACAGCTCAACGAGGCCGACAGAAACATGTATCTGGCCAAGCGCGAATTCTACGCCCGCTCGGAAAACAATCGCAGGCAGCGCTGA
- a CDS encoding ABC transporter transmembrane domain-containing protein, which produces MKKIDVRQMMEKNQFARNYKRMWPFIKPFWPMALLSLLICVPVGSLDAVIALFLKPYTDVVVVGKSMESPWYIPILIVGFTTVQGLLNFGGAYLNAWVGGKLTLGLKAKLYEKLVEIEPSYFDKTTSGEVLFRFNSDAELACSGLLGNLKSFITRICSSIALIGVLLYNSWQLSILAIVILVVAVAPLTKVKKLLTSLVSRNNSCMFQLNTTYNETFSGNRTIAAYNLQDRQKKRFNGLLDDVFTLTVAMTRRTAWITPFMHFVISIGLGLAIALGSWLIVQGTISAGNFVSFITALLMLYTPLKNITNVAVSVQQSFLAIDRVFQILERPRALTEKEHPVSLPAVKRNVTFEHVCFSYTKGVEVLHDINLDVRVGEMLALVGNSGGGKSTLVSLLPRFYDVTGGSIKIDGVDIRDFGLNDLRQHIAVVFQDNFLFDGTIKDNILLGNPSATDEDVQRALQCACLSEFIDSLEKGVDTYIGERGILLSGGQKQRVAIARAFVKNAPIVILDEATSALDNKSEEIVQRAIDNLMRDKTVFVIAHRLSTVKNANRIAVIHEGHLAELGTHEELMAIPGGQYRTLYNMQFKAPIHHGEVEEKAEEVA; this is translated from the coding sequence ATGAAAAAAATTGACGTCAGGCAGATGATGGAGAAAAACCAGTTCGCCAGGAACTACAAGCGCATGTGGCCGTTCATCAAGCCTTTCTGGCCCATGGCGCTGCTTTCTCTGCTCATCTGCGTGCCCGTCGGCAGTCTCGATGCCGTCATTGCGCTCTTTCTCAAGCCCTATACCGACGTGGTCGTGGTGGGCAAGAGCATGGAATCGCCGTGGTACATTCCCATTCTCATCGTGGGCTTCACCACGGTGCAGGGCCTGCTGAACTTCGGCGGCGCGTATCTCAATGCGTGGGTGGGCGGCAAGCTTACTCTGGGGCTCAAGGCGAAACTCTACGAAAAGCTCGTGGAAATCGAGCCTTCCTACTTCGACAAGACCACCTCCGGCGAGGTGCTCTTCCGCTTCAATTCCGACGCCGAACTCGCCTGTTCCGGTCTGCTCGGCAATCTGAAGAGCTTCATCACCAGAATCTGCTCTTCCATCGCGCTCATCGGCGTGCTGCTTTACAACTCGTGGCAGCTTTCCATTCTGGCCATCGTGATTCTCGTGGTGGCCGTGGCTCCGCTCACCAAGGTGAAAAAGCTGCTCACCTCGCTGGTTTCGCGCAACAACAGCTGCATGTTCCAGCTCAACACCACCTATAACGAAACCTTTTCCGGCAACCGCACCATCGCGGCCTACAACCTTCAGGATCGCCAGAAAAAGCGCTTCAACGGCCTGCTCGACGACGTGTTCACCCTTACCGTGGCCATGACGCGCCGCACCGCGTGGATCACGCCGTTCATGCACTTCGTCATTTCCATCGGCCTCGGCCTCGCCATCGCGCTCGGCAGCTGGCTCATCGTGCAGGGCACCATTTCGGCCGGCAACTTCGTGTCGTTCATCACCGCGCTGCTCATGCTCTATACGCCGCTCAAGAACATTACCAACGTGGCGGTTTCGGTGCAGCAGTCGTTTCTGGCCATCGACCGCGTGTTCCAGATTCTGGAACGTCCCAGGGCGCTCACGGAAAAGGAACATCCCGTGTCGCTGCCTGCCGTGAAGCGCAACGTCACCTTCGAGCACGTGTGCTTCTCCTACACCAAGGGCGTGGAAGTGCTGCACGACATCAATCTCGACGTGCGCGTGGGCGAAATGCTGGCGCTTGTGGGCAATTCCGGCGGCGGCAAGAGCACGCTCGTGAGCCTGCTGCCCCGCTTCTACGACGTGACCGGCGGCAGCATCAAGATAGACGGCGTGGACATCCGCGACTTCGGCCTCAACGATCTGCGTCAGCACATTGCCGTGGTCTTTCAGGACAACTTCCTTTTCGACGGCACCATCAAGGACAACATTCTGCTCGGCAATCCCTCGGCCACGGATGAAGACGTGCAGCGCGCCCTGCAGTGCGCCTGTCTTTCCGAGTTCATCGACTCGCTGGAAAAGGGCGTGGACACCTACATCGGCGAACGCGGCATTCTGCTTTCCGGCGGCCAGAAGCAGCGCGTGGCCATTGCCCGCGCCTTCGTCAAGAATGCGCCCATCGTCATTCTCGACGAAGCCACGTCCGCGCTGGACAACAAGTCGGAAGAAATCGTGCAGCGCGCCATCGACAACCTCATGCGCGACAAGACCGTGTTCGTCATTGCGCATCGCCTGTCCACGGTGAAGAACGCCAACCGCATTGCCGTCATTCACGAAGGCCATCTTGCGGAACTCGGCACGCACGAGGAACTCATGGCCATTCCGGGCGGTCAGTACCGCACGCTGTACAACATGCAGTTCAAGGCTCCCATTCATCACGGCGAGGTTGAGGAAAAGGCGGAAGAAGTCGCCTAG
- the glmS gene encoding glutamine--fructose-6-phosphate transaminase (isomerizing) translates to MCGIIGYSGHRPAVPLLVEGLHRLEYRGYDSSGVAFEQAGRLQVVKAAGKLAALEAKLENNAYLLATSGIGHTRWATHGLPVEKNAHPHLSQDGDIAIIHNGIIENFQEIKDELSARGHTFLSDTDTEVLAHLIGEERKSAPSLCEAFARALRRAHGAYAVVMMGVEEPGVIYAARMAAPLLMGVGVGECFVASDIPAFLPYTREVVFLEDGEVARIEGAKWQVFSLADLSPVKKSVSHVPWDMQAAAKGGYKHFMLKEIMEQPRVITDCLTGRVMEGSDGALSVHLQELDDIPVPTRLHIVACGTSYNAGLWGQQLLENVGGIPTDLDIASEFRYRDPILLPGEAVMVISQSGETADTLAALRLAKEKGCRVIGLCNVVGSSIAREADVVLYTQAGPEISVASTKAMCSQMVLLALMALYYGQRRTPAVFDRELLAALHALPEKLSAALPAMQERAGQLALRFASSRSFFYLGRGQCHALALEGALKLKELSYIHAEGYAAGEMKHGPIALIDPQFPTFALALDNALFPKVKSNIQEVLARQGRVIALVQEKNGKVPDRSVEELWVLPAAHPVISCFFALPALQLFSYQMADYLGKDVDQPRNLAKSVTVE, encoded by the coding sequence ATGTGCGGAATCATTGGCTACAGCGGGCATCGTCCTGCCGTTCCCCTTCTGGTGGAGGGGCTGCATCGTCTGGAATACCGGGGCTACGACTCTTCCGGCGTGGCCTTTGAGCAGGCGGGCCGCCTCCAGGTGGTGAAGGCGGCGGGCAAGCTGGCGGCACTGGAGGCCAAGCTGGAAAACAACGCCTATCTTCTGGCCACTTCCGGCATCGGTCACACGCGCTGGGCCACGCACGGCCTGCCCGTGGAGAAGAATGCTCATCCGCATCTCTCGCAGGATGGGGACATCGCCATCATCCATAACGGCATCATTGAGAACTTTCAGGAAATCAAGGACGAACTGTCCGCCAGGGGGCACACCTTCCTTTCCGACACCGACACCGAAGTGCTGGCGCATCTCATCGGCGAGGAGCGCAAGAGCGCGCCGAGCCTTTGCGAGGCCTTTGCCCGCGCGCTGCGCCGCGCGCACGGCGCCTACGCCGTGGTCATGATGGGCGTGGAGGAACCGGGCGTCATCTACGCAGCGCGCATGGCCGCGCCTCTGCTCATGGGCGTGGGCGTGGGCGAATGCTTCGTGGCTTCCGACATTCCGGCTTTTCTGCCCTACACCCGCGAAGTGGTGTTTCTGGAAGACGGCGAAGTGGCCCGCATCGAGGGCGCGAAATGGCAGGTGTTTTCGCTGGCCGATCTTTCGCCCGTGAAAAAGAGCGTGAGCCATGTGCCGTGGGACATGCAGGCCGCGGCCAAGGGCGGCTACAAGCACTTCATGCTCAAGGAGATCATGGAGCAGCCGCGCGTAATCACCGACTGCCTCACCGGCCGCGTGATGGAAGGGAGCGACGGCGCGCTTTCCGTGCACCTTCAGGAGCTCGACGACATTCCCGTGCCCACGCGTCTGCACATTGTGGCCTGCGGCACGTCGTACAACGCGGGTCTCTGGGGACAGCAGCTTCTGGAAAACGTGGGCGGCATTCCCACGGATCTCGACATCGCCTCGGAGTTCCGCTACCGCGATCCCATTCTGCTGCCGGGGGAAGCGGTGATGGTCATCAGCCAGTCCGGCGAAACGGCGGACACGCTGGCCGCGCTGCGTCTTGCCAAAGAAAAGGGCTGCCGGGTGATCGGTCTTTGCAACGTGGTGGGCTCGTCCATTGCGCGCGAGGCGGACGTGGTGCTCTACACGCAGGCCGGGCCTGAAATCAGCGTGGCGTCCACCAAGGCCATGTGCAGTCAGATGGTGCTGCTGGCGCTCATGGCGCTCTACTACGGGCAGCGCCGCACGCCGGCCGTGTTCGACAGGGAACTGCTTGCCGCGCTGCACGCGCTGCCGGAAAAGCTTTCGGCCGCGCTTCCGGCCATGCAGGAGCGGGCCGGACAGCTCGCCCTGCGCTTTGCCTCTTCGCGCAGCTTCTTCTATCTCGGCCGCGGTCAGTGCCACGCGCTCGCGCTGGAAGGCGCGCTCAAGCTCAAGGAACTTTCCTACATTCACGCCGAAGGCTACGCCGCGGGCGAAATGAAGCACGGTCCCATTGCGCTCATTGATCCGCAGTTCCCCACGTTTGCGCTCGCGCTCGACAACGCGCTCTTTCCCAAGGTGAAGTCCAACATTCAGGAAGTGCTGGCGAGACAGGGCAGAGTCATCGCTCTCGTGCAGGAGAAAAACGGAAAGGTTCCGGATCGTTCCGTGGAAGAGCTGTGGGTGCTGCCTGCGGCGCATCCGGTGATTTCCTGCTTCTTCGCGCTGCCTGCGCTCCAGCTTTTCAGCTATCAGATGGCGGACTACCTCGGCAAGGACGTGGATCAGCCGCGCAACCTCGCCAAAAGCGTGACCGTGGAATAG
- a CDS encoding chorismate mutase — protein sequence MADPRSEAAIEKLRAEIDAIDDEMLTLVRRRFNLSRRIMTDEHRYGMPVEVFSHDREQQTIDRLKKLNEDSDCPMRSAHIGNIWQMIFSCTRVGW from the coding sequence ATGGCAGACCCCAGATCGGAAGCGGCCATAGAAAAACTGAGAGCGGAAATTGACGCCATAGACGACGAAATGCTCACCCTCGTGCGCCGACGCTTCAACCTGAGCCGCCGCATCATGACCGACGAACACCGCTACGGCATGCCCGTGGAAGTGTTCAGCCACGACAGAGAACAGCAAACCATCGACCGCCTGAAAAAACTCAACGAAGACTCCGACTGCCCCATGCGCAGCGCCCATATCGGCAACATCTGGCAAATGATCTTCTCCTGCACCCGCGTGGGCTGGTGA
- a CDS encoding chromate transporter codes for MMYWDIFFCFLKIGAFSFGGGYAALPLIQGEVVGNYGWLSMREFTDLVTISQMTPGSIAVNAATFVGTRLAGLPGAVIATAGCVLPACFIVTLVAKMYLKYRDMTLLQGVFDILRPAVVALIAASGVDILMSAFWNHEAFSSLQDINLRLVALFAFSLALLLKARMNPILVMLIAGVIEASVSLLE; via the coding sequence ATGATGTACTGGGATATTTTTTTCTGTTTTCTCAAGATAGGCGCGTTCAGCTTCGGAGGCGGATACGCGGCCCTGCCGCTCATTCAGGGCGAGGTGGTGGGAAACTACGGATGGCTGTCCATGCGTGAGTTCACCGATCTCGTCACCATATCGCAAATGACGCCCGGCTCCATCGCGGTCAACGCGGCCACCTTCGTGGGCACGCGCCTGGCAGGTCTGCCCGGAGCCGTCATCGCTACCGCAGGCTGCGTGCTCCCGGCCTGCTTCATCGTCACACTGGTGGCTAAAATGTACTTGAAATACAGGGACATGACCCTGCTTCAAGGCGTGTTCGACATCCTGCGCCCGGCCGTGGTGGCCCTTATCGCCGCCTCCGGCGTGGATATCCTCATGTCGGCTTTCTGGAACCATGAAGCCTTCTCCTCCCTGCAGGACATCAACCTGCGCCTCGTCGCCCTGTTCGCCTTCAGCCTGGCCCTCCTCCTCAAGGCCAGAATGAACCCCATCCTCGTCATGCTGATCGCCGGCGTCATCGAAGCCTCCGTCTCCCTGCTGGAGTAG
- a CDS encoding chromate transporter: MAGQRGLLWKLFFSTLELSAFTFGGGYVIVSLMKKTFVDKFHWIENDEMLDLVAIAETAPGSIAISGAIVVGYKLAGLLGMLITVVATTIPPLVIISLIALGYRAVGDNELVKRLLLGMQAGVGAVIFAVVWDMAKGYVKKRDLTAVLVMAGALVAAVCLRINVIYVVLACIGVGLVHAMRLMRSRKQ; encoded by the coding sequence ATGGCAGGGCAACGCGGACTTTTATGGAAGCTGTTTTTTTCCACGCTGGAACTGAGCGCGTTCACCTTCGGGGGAGGCTACGTCATCGTTTCTCTCATGAAGAAGACGTTTGTGGACAAGTTTCACTGGATAGAGAACGATGAAATGCTGGATCTCGTGGCCATAGCGGAAACGGCGCCCGGCTCCATAGCCATCAGCGGGGCCATCGTGGTGGGCTACAAGCTGGCAGGACTTTTGGGCATGCTCATCACGGTGGTGGCCACCACGATTCCGCCGCTGGTCATCATATCGCTGATTGCGCTGGGCTATCGTGCCGTCGGCGACAACGAACTCGTGAAGCGGCTGCTTCTGGGCATGCAGGCCGGCGTGGGAGCCGTGATTTTCGCCGTGGTGTGGGACATGGCGAAAGGATACGTGAAAAAGCGCGATCTGACGGCAGTGCTCGTCATGGCGGGGGCGCTTGTTGCGGCGGTGTGCCTCCGCATCAACGTGATTTATGTGGTGCTGGCGTGCATCGGCGTGGGGCTCGTACACGCCATGCGCCTCATGAGGAGCAGAAAACAATGA
- a CDS encoding LysR family transcriptional regulator — protein MTLRHLHIFVTVFQAGGITRAAHILHVAQPSISLAVHELEEHYGVRLFERTGRKIVPTECGRSFYGYALHIVSLFRDMEHHMADWNSAGTLRIGASITVGTHVLPALLDRCKQRFPDIRAEVVINNSATIERFAVDNAIDVGLIENNPEHPDIHSTPFRKDRLCGIAPPGHPLAGRSGVTLPELARFPLLLREKGSGSREILDACFALDQLSVRPLWESVSNQAIISGVAAGLGVAVLSELLVAPGVHTGRVSPFSLQPALERNFIIIRHKSKYLTPPLQAFIELCLDGKN, from the coding sequence ATGACGCTCCGACATCTGCATATTTTCGTGACGGTGTTTCAGGCCGGAGGCATCACGAGGGCGGCGCATATTCTTCACGTGGCGCAGCCGTCCATAAGCCTCGCCGTGCATGAACTGGAAGAACACTACGGCGTGCGCCTGTTTGAACGCACAGGACGAAAAATCGTTCCCACCGAATGCGGCAGAAGCTTCTACGGCTACGCGCTGCACATTGTTTCCCTGTTCCGCGACATGGAACACCACATGGCCGACTGGAACAGCGCCGGAACCCTGCGCATAGGCGCAAGCATCACCGTGGGAACCCATGTGCTCCCCGCCCTGCTCGATCGCTGCAAACAGCGATTTCCCGATATCCGCGCCGAAGTCGTCATCAACAATTCCGCCACCATAGAACGCTTCGCCGTGGATAACGCCATTGACGTGGGACTCATCGAAAACAATCCCGAACACCCGGATATCCACAGCACCCCGTTCAGAAAGGACCGCCTCTGCGGCATCGCTCCGCCCGGTCACCCCCTCGCCGGTCGCTCCGGCGTCACCCTGCCGGAACTCGCCAGATTCCCCCTGCTCCTGAGAGAAAAAGGAAGCGGCAGCCGAGAAATCCTCGACGCCTGCTTCGCCCTCGATCAGCTCTCCGTCCGTCCCCTCTGGGAAAGCGTCAGCAACCAGGCCATCATCAGCGGCGTCGCCGCAGGCCTCGGCGTCGCCGTGCTCTCCGAACTGCTCGTCGCCCCCGGCGTACACACCGGCCGCGTCAGCCCCTTCTCCCTCCAGCCAGCCCTCGAACGAAACTTCATCATCATCCGACACAAAAGCAAATACCTCACCCCGCCCCTCCAGGCATTCATTGAACTCTGTCTCGACGGAAAAAATTAG
- a CDS encoding DHH family phosphoesterase, which produces MAYFRVLSAQLAQLQALLVREESWAILITADPDALASAMALQRIIRSKVKSVTIARTNEITRPDNLAMIRYLNIPVVKWRPSMRRKFQRFALVDSQAHHNPAFADLEFSVVIDHHPKAAEPCSAPFQDIRPDYGSVSTMMTEYLYSAGIRPARLLATALQYGIRTDTATFGRGCTDVDLRAYHYLSRFGDANLMNRILRSEYMPEWLPYFSRAFETLRPCGRGSYVWLGKVESSDILVVIADFFLKVHGLRWVAVCGVSAGRVIVVFRGGYGKMDLGAVASCVFTGVGGGGGHKTMARAEAALVDLPGEARSGLEEYVFQLIYSAAEKRRRSMFSHPKKVEAEPEPASQDK; this is translated from the coding sequence ATGGCTTATTTCCGCGTACTTTCCGCGCAGCTTGCGCAGCTTCAGGCTCTGCTTGTCAGGGAAGAGTCGTGGGCCATACTCATCACCGCCGACCCCGACGCTCTTGCCAGCGCCATGGCCCTTCAGCGCATCATACGCTCAAAAGTGAAGAGCGTGACCATCGCCCGCACCAACGAAATCACCCGGCCGGACAATCTGGCCATGATCCGGTATCTGAACATTCCGGTGGTGAAGTGGCGTCCTTCCATGCGCAGGAAGTTCCAGCGCTTCGCCCTGGTCGATTCGCAGGCGCATCACAATCCGGCGTTCGCGGATCTGGAGTTCTCCGTGGTCATCGATCATCATCCCAAGGCCGCGGAACCCTGCTCCGCGCCGTTTCAGGACATCCGTCCCGACTACGGCTCCGTGAGCACCATGATGACCGAATACCTCTATTCCGCAGGCATTCGCCCCGCAAGGCTGCTGGCCACCGCGCTGCAATACGGCATCCGCACCGACACCGCCACCTTCGGCCGAGGCTGCACCGACGTGGATCTGCGCGCCTATCATTATCTGAGCCGCTTCGGCGACGCCAATCTCATGAACCGCATCCTTCGCAGCGAATACATGCCCGAATGGCTTCCGTACTTCTCGCGCGCCTTTGAAACGCTGCGTCCCTGCGGACGCGGCAGCTACGTGTGGCTCGGCAAGGTGGAAAGTTCGGACATTCTCGTGGTCATTGCCGATTTCTTCCTCAAGGTTCACGGTCTGCGCTGGGTGGCAGTGTGCGGCGTGAGCGCCGGGAGGGTCATCGTGGTGTTCCGCGGCGGCTACGGCAAAATGGATCTCGGCGCCGTGGCGTCGTGCGTGTTCACCGGCGTGGGCGGTGGCGGCGGGCACAAGACCATGGCCAGAGCCGAGGCCGCGCTTGTCGATCTTCCCGGCGAGGCCCGCAGCGGCCTTGAGGAGTACGTGTTCCAGCTCATTTACTCGGCCGCGGAAAAACGCCGCAGAAGCATGTTCAGCCATCCGAAGAAGGTCGAGGCGGAACCCGAACCCGCGAGCCAGGACAAATAA
- a CDS encoding polyprenyl synthetase family protein has protein sequence MITFVSVLKYEQVKVNAALERELAAMPAPLRDIVGHVLLAGGKRLRPLMTLASARLFGAEGDGLYDVAVIPEMIHVATLLHDDVLDGASSRRGRVSAHVLYDVPRAILAGDALLAAASHKTSSFGRPELLACVSESVLMTAAGETHEIALQHSLSHSHAEYVDVVAGKTGWLIRGSCRLGALYAKASPADVDAISDYGLNLGIAFQMVDDALDFADEAETGKPTAGDLEEGKFTPPIMKYLEFLPRCDREGFCEKFRNGSFTPEDRARIAADIRRLGFDAESRAMADEYLDKAERCLDGLPQRFEQKLFREALEFVRNRKS, from the coding sequence ATGATAACGTTTGTGTCCGTGCTGAAATACGAGCAGGTGAAGGTCAACGCCGCTCTGGAAAGGGAACTGGCCGCCATGCCCGCGCCTCTGCGCGATATTGTTGGACATGTGCTTCTTGCGGGCGGCAAGCGCCTTCGTCCGCTCATGACGCTCGCCTCGGCGCGCCTGTTCGGAGCGGAAGGCGACGGCCTCTACGACGTGGCCGTGATTCCCGAAATGATTCACGTCGCCACGCTGCTGCACGACGACGTGCTCGACGGCGCATCCTCGCGCCGCGGCCGGGTTTCGGCGCACGTGCTCTACGACGTGCCGCGGGCCATTCTCGCGGGCGATGCGCTGCTCGCCGCGGCAAGTCACAAGACCTCGTCGTTCGGCAGGCCCGAGCTTCTCGCCTGCGTGTCGGAATCGGTGCTCATGACCGCCGCGGGCGAAACCCATGAAATTGCGCTTCAGCATTCGCTCTCGCACAGCCACGCGGAATACGTGGACGTCGTGGCCGGAAAAACGGGCTGGCTCATCCGCGGCTCGTGCCGTCTGGGCGCGCTGTACGCCAAGGCGTCGCCTGCGGACGTGGACGCCATTTCCGACTATGGTCTGAACCTCGGCATCGCCTTCCAGATGGTGGACGACGCCCTCGATTTCGCCGACGAAGCGGAAACCGGCAAGCCCACCGCCGGCGATCTGGAAGAGGGCAAGTTCACGCCGCCTATCATGAAATATCTGGAGTTCCTGCCCCGCTGCGACAGAGAGGGATTCTGCGAGAAGTTCCGCAACGGCTCCTTCACCCCTGAGGACAGGGCGCGCATTGCCGCGGACATACGCCGTCTCGGCTTCGACGCCGAATCCCGCGCCATGGCCGACGAATACCTCGACAAGGCGGAACGCTGTCTCGACGGACTGCCGCAGCGCTTCGAGCAGAAGCTCTTTCGGGAAGCACTGGAATTCGTGCGCAACCGAAAATCGTAG
- a CDS encoding DUF2065 domain-containing protein, producing the protein MNFNFSLFLTALGLACVLEALPWLISPGKTRQTLLEMLSLPEETLRRGGIFLMVLGVAVCAAGRFLRGD; encoded by the coding sequence ATGAATTTCAATTTTTCCCTCTTCCTCACCGCGCTCGGCCTGGCCTGCGTTCTCGAAGCGCTGCCCTGGCTCATTTCGCCCGGCAAAACGCGTCAGACGCTTCTCGAAATGCTCTCGCTGCCTGAAGAGACGCTGCGCAGGGGAGGCATTTTCCTCATGGTTCTCGGCGTTGCCGTGTGCGCCGCGGGCCGTTTTCTCCGTGGAGACTGA